A single genomic interval of Phycisphaeraceae bacterium harbors:
- a CDS encoding NUDIX domain-containing protein: protein MSDLSGVVGAVGGLPYRIAVLCYLWDRQDRLLMLHRRKLPNIDMYSPIGGKLEVAAGESPRECALREVREEAGLSLPDDGLRLFGIVNERAYEGQGHWLIFLYEATRPIDDGAVPEGEFDEGRLEWVPLQEVERRNIPETDRRVMWPGVKQHRGGFFMVEIDCTVTPFVHRVVESRPRA from the coding sequence TTGAGCGATCTCTCCGGCGTCGTCGGTGCGGTCGGGGGCCTGCCCTATCGAATCGCGGTGCTCTGCTACCTCTGGGACCGGCAGGATCGCCTGCTCATGCTTCATCGAAGGAAGCTGCCGAATATCGATATGTACTCGCCCATCGGCGGCAAACTGGAAGTGGCGGCGGGGGAGAGCCCGCGCGAGTGCGCCCTGCGCGAAGTGCGCGAGGAAGCGGGGTTGTCACTTCCCGATGACGGGCTGCGCCTCTTCGGCATCGTCAATGAGCGCGCGTACGAGGGCCAGGGCCACTGGCTCATCTTCCTCTATGAGGCGACGCGTCCGATCGACGATGGCGCCGTACCCGAGGGAGAGTTCGACGAAGGTCGGCTCGAGTGGGTTCCGCTCCAGGAAGTGGAGCGAAGGAACATCCCTGAGACCGATCGCCGTGTCATGTGGCCGGGCGTGAAGCAGCACCGAGGCGGCTTCTTCATGGTGGAGATCGACTGCACCGTGACACCCTTCGTCCATCGAGTGGTCGAGAGCCGTCCGCGCGCGTAA
- the dapA gene encoding 4-hydroxy-tetrahydrodipicolinate synthase, which produces MPRPTPLPEPKAQPVRPLQGCFTAIVTPFTEDGRQVDVDRLKRQILAQAEGGVAGIVPCGTTGESPTLTEEEHATVVELAVREGHARGLTVIAGAGSNSTAHALHLHKLAHRLGADASLQVSPYYNKPSQEGLYRHFMTIADGTPLPIVLYNIPGRCGVAIAPETIERLATHPNIVAVKEATGSMDSASEIRQRCGITILSGDDSLTLSFAAIGSSGVVSVLSNLLPARVKALCDAFLSDRYADARRIHAELFPLARGLLSLDTNPIPLKRAMELLGRDSGVLRLPLCRMSESLVPRVRDLLQKAGLMADGGARMSGEAGATAVAPRGESKH; this is translated from the coding sequence ATGCCCCGCCCAACTCCACTGCCAGAACCGAAGGCCCAACCCGTGAGACCGCTGCAAGGTTGCTTCACCGCCATCGTCACTCCCTTCACCGAAGATGGTCGTCAGGTCGATGTCGATCGATTGAAGCGGCAGATCCTCGCGCAGGCTGAAGGCGGCGTGGCGGGCATCGTGCCCTGCGGGACGACCGGTGAGAGCCCCACGCTCACCGAAGAGGAGCACGCGACGGTGGTCGAACTCGCGGTGCGCGAGGGTCATGCGCGCGGGCTCACCGTCATTGCCGGCGCGGGGAGCAATTCGACGGCGCATGCGCTTCACCTGCACAAGCTTGCCCACCGCCTCGGCGCCGATGCGTCGCTTCAGGTGAGCCCCTATTACAACAAGCCGTCGCAGGAGGGGCTCTATCGACACTTCATGACGATCGCCGATGGGACGCCGCTGCCCATCGTGCTCTACAACATTCCGGGCCGCTGCGGCGTGGCGATCGCTCCGGAGACGATCGAGCGTCTCGCGACGCATCCGAACATCGTTGCGGTCAAGGAAGCGACTGGAAGCATGGACTCCGCGAGCGAGATCCGGCAGCGCTGCGGCATCACCATCCTTTCGGGCGATGACTCGCTCACACTGAGTTTCGCCGCCATCGGATCGAGCGGCGTGGTGAGCGTGCTCTCGAACCTGCTCCCGGCGCGGGTGAAGGCGCTCTGCGATGCCTTCCTCTCCGATCGTTATGCCGATGCGCGACGCATCCACGCCGAGCTCTTTCCACTGGCGCGCGGGCTCCTTTCGCTCGACACGAATCCGATTCCCTTGAAGCGTGCGATGGAACTCCTGGGGCGTGACTCGGGAGTCTTGCGCCTGCCGCTCTGTCGCATGTCCGAGTCGCTGGTGCCGCGCGTGCGCGACCTGCTCCAGAAGGCCGGGCTCATGGCCGATGGAGGCGCGCGAATGTCGGGTGAGGCGGGGGCGACGGCCGTCGCGCCGCGCGGGGAGTCGAAGCATTGA
- a CDS encoding pyridoxine 5'-phosphate synthase: MPDLCVNVDHVATVRQARRGDEPDPLAAAVEAELGGAAGITVHLREDRRHIQDADVRRLRHSVQGRFNLEMAATDEMVRIACEVRPHSAMLVPERREEITTEGGLDVIASRGRVAEVVRRLADHGVPVSVFIDPDPRQVEAAHEVGAAICELHTGVWAHAFKDHGNDGRSPQAVEVLAALTRAADAVRRAGLRLNAGHGLTAINVSPVARLPGLVELHIGHSIVSRSILLGMRLAVREMIEAMDRAARMSPAG; the protein is encoded by the coding sequence GTGCCCGATCTCTGCGTCAATGTCGATCATGTCGCCACCGTGCGCCAGGCGCGCCGGGGCGATGAGCCCGACCCCCTGGCGGCCGCCGTCGAAGCGGAACTGGGTGGCGCCGCTGGGATCACGGTTCACCTGCGGGAGGATCGGCGGCACATCCAGGACGCCGATGTCCGGCGGTTGCGTCACTCGGTGCAAGGGCGCTTCAACTTGGAGATGGCGGCGACCGACGAAATGGTTCGGATCGCCTGCGAGGTCCGGCCCCACAGCGCTATGCTTGTGCCCGAGCGTCGGGAAGAGATCACCACCGAGGGCGGGCTCGATGTGATCGCCTCGCGGGGGCGCGTGGCCGAGGTGGTGCGGCGCCTCGCAGACCATGGGGTGCCCGTGAGCGTCTTCATCGACCCCGATCCGCGTCAGGTAGAGGCGGCCCACGAGGTCGGTGCCGCCATCTGTGAACTGCACACGGGCGTCTGGGCTCACGCCTTCAAAGATCATGGCAACGATGGTCGCTCGCCACAGGCCGTCGAGGTCCTCGCCGCGCTGACCCGAGCCGCCGACGCCGTGCGCCGGGCGGGATTGCGGCTCAACGCGGGGCATGGATTGACGGCCATCAATGTCAGTCCAGTGGCAAGGCTGCCCGGCCTCGTCGAGCTTCACATCGGCCACTCGATCGTTTCGAGGTCCATTCTGCTGGGGATGCGCCTCGCGGTCCGCGAGATGATCGAGGCGATGGATCGAGCGGCTCGAATGTCACCCGCGGGATAG